Genomic DNA from Garra rufa chromosome 22, GarRuf1.0, whole genome shotgun sequence:
AGAAAATGGCCACTGACTGTGAGGTCATCACCGATGTTATAGACGTGCCTCAGACAGCATTCGGACGAATTATAGGTCGGTGTATAGAGTTTATTTTAAGTGAAAGTGCCTATTGTTgtacataaaatcacttttgtaatgTTTTCGAAATGTTGTTTGCTTCAGGTCGTGGTGGTGAGACCTTGAAGTTCATAAACAGAGTCTCGGGGGCCAGGGTGAACTGCTCTAAAGATCGTGGACGCTGCTTGGAGGAGAAGGGCAAGATCACAATTACCGGCACACGCAAGGAAATTCAAAGTGCAAAGGTGGGATTTTAGCATCTGTGTGGTTTAGAAAATGCACATGCAGGTTTTATGCACACATTTAATGAGTGGGACCCagtgtttgtttgaataattattatttttttttttctcataggAGATGATCATGGAGAAGGTCATAGAGAATGAAACTGTTCGAAAGCGAATAAGTCAGGCTTCTGCCCTACGTCAGAAAAGGAAACCACCAGAAACAGAGCAATTTAACAAGGCTCAAGGACCGGAGAATGAATTATTAAAGCTTAATGGAAAAGATTTACCTTCCCCACTGACTGAGCTTAAACAAGAGGTTACGGTCAACGGCTTTGCAGACAACAGTGATACAGCAGAAAACTCCCTTAAATCAGAGGAGGAGGAGATTCTCTCTCCGATTTCGCCTTTGGAGATCTCCAAATTTGAAAGTAAGATTTATCAAACCTACCTTTACTGGGCCAGAGAATTAAAGGAATCgacaaaaatgacatttctgtcatCCTTTACTCTTGTTCATATtcttcagtgttattttagaatCATTAAGATACTGTAGTTGTTATTAGTATTTCATGTTGgtgtcagtgttgtttttgacaaccatcttagatttagtcttagtcttagtcttttggactaaaatgcttcttagttttagtcaaattttagtcacttctatatgtgatagttttagtccaattttagtcgacgaaaagtcaaaaaggttttagtcaacgaaaagtcaaaaaggttttagtctagttttagtcaaaaaaagggaaaaaagtagtcttttaacaaattaatgtaggtcagtaaatattttgctgttgggtagtgtcacttataagttctgaaaatagcagatctatagttcaacacaatgtgagcttccggatcgactattttcaccaataattacaataatgaaggaatgttttagaacataaaagacaaacaaggatggaatgctaaaacggcttgccatactagtacagcaaagagtatttaatgctaaaacggcttgccatagcatcagatactttttaagttttaattggcatgcacaataagcggaaatgtcatgcattttaaacgtctgacggaccacccactaacattttcgtctattctcgtctcgtcaacaaactcacacacgtctcgtcatgttttagtcatcaacgagccatttttatctcgtcatcgtctcgttatcgtcatgaaaaaaagtggcgtcaacgaaatgatttcgtcatcgtcattgttgacgaaaacaacactggttggtGTTTATATTTTCTGTTCTATGGAAGTCCGtttctgtaaaaaaataaaaagtaaaaaataaaaaaaggtaattgtgactttttatctcacaatttagacttttttttttttctcacaattgcaagtttacatctcgcaattcataCTTTCCTCAAAACTGCGTGACTCAGActcgcaatttacttttttctcacaattgtgagatataaactctgagaaataaagtctgaattgcgtgatacaaacttgcaattctgagaaatagtcagaatttcaagatataaactcacaattgtgacttcatGACATGCatttgcaagttaagtcagaattgtgaggtataaactcacaattctgagaaaatatatatttttttttttgcaagaaaaaaaaatcattgtgatATTAAAAGTCACAATGTTGATTCAGTTGCGAAAATAGGCTTCCGTAGTGTTCTTATTTTAGTTTGTGTTTaaatttcagcaaatttttggtaAACTTTTTTGCAGTTTACCCATAAATAAgattataatgatttttttattttttattttttggtagcTTAAAGTTTGACAATTAAGTTTTGTAAtagtactttaaaataaaatatattgttttattttagagTACAATAGTGTTAATACTGTATTTGTGTGTAAAattatattactgtatattaaagatattattattatataattttatttatttttatttaataattaaaatcatAGTAATAATCAATAtggtaatatttttttgtaaataattttaacCGCATTCAACATTTTTATCAGAAAAATTGCAATTATACCTTTTCTCCCTCCAAATTGTTCAGCCCTACCCAGGAATCATATTCAGACTCCTGTAGTAGACCAAATAACTAATAACTAGTCCTTTCTTACCAGTTCCTAGTCCAGACCTGAGCTTCCAGCCGGATGAGCATCTGGAGGTGTATGTGTCTGCCTCTGAGAATCCTCAACACTTTTGGATCCAGATCCTGGGTGTCCGATCACTACAGCTAGATAAACTGACGGCTGAGATGAGCCGTTTCTACAATGGTGATACCTCACAAGTATGTTTGTTTGACCCCCACTTGATTTAGGATTCAATACCCTAATAAATGAGTGAATTATTTCTTCTATATCATTCTTCTCCTACCCCAGGAGCACAGAGTGGAAACCATTATTGTTGGAGACATAGTGGCTGCTCCATACAGGGACCATGGCACGTGGAATCGAGCGCGAGTGTTGGGAATTGTGGGCTCTGGCCTGGTGGATTTGTATTACGTGGACTTTGGGGACAACGGGGAGCTTCCACGGGAACATTTACGAAGCATGAGGTAAATAAGAGATGGAGAATGCAAAATCATGCTAATTGGGCTCTTGATTATTGTGTTTTCCTTTCCCTTGCATTTGGGTGTGGCGTGTATACAGTACTCATTCTGATGGTATATTATTTTGTGGTGTTTAGAAGTGACTTCCTGAGCTTGCCGTTCCAAGCCATTGAGTGCAGCCTAGCAGGGGTTCGTCCTGCAGGTAAAGAGTGATGTTCAGGTGTTTATCAATGAAATATAAGTTTTATCtacagaataaagtaaaaattcttCCTTACTTTGTTTTAGGAGAGGTTTGGACTGAGGCAGCCCTGGATGATTTTGAGCACATGACATACTGTGCTGAATGGAAACCTTTACTGGCCAAACTGTACAGCTATTCTCATTCTGAGATCTCATCCTGGCCCAGCGTTAAACTCTATGACAACAGCCAAGGAAAGGTTAGAGGTCAACATCACAACCCACTTTAATGAATTCTTCAGTTGTGGTATAAATTCTGGTGTTGACAGAAACtggaatattttatattatattgcatttaaaTTTTTGCTTTTAGCAGACACCTTTATCAGTTAATTTTCTAGAACCTGTTTGAGGTGTAGTAATGTACAACTCATAGGTTGCCTCTTCTGAAACAgcattttggttttatttatattttatttttaattggctacatttttacgtttttattttaatttgtttaattttagtaattgtcTTTTTTAGTTAGTAATTTTGGTACTTTACCTTCAATTTCTTTCAAGTTTTTCATCTCATATTTTTTATAGtaattgataattattattaaaataatgatttgaaaTGGATTAATAACAAAACTGTTCTGAAActtgcttaaaggaatagttcacccaaaaatgaaaattgtcattaattactcactctcatgtcgttccaaacccgtaagacctttgttctttttcggaacacaaattaagatatttttgatgaaatcagctttctgaccctgcatagacagcaatgcaacttacagaaaacaaaaataatgactttatttaactatttattttcttctgtgtcagtctttgacgtgcAAAttgtaagtgtgtgttttttttttgtttttttttcaggcttTGGATCTCGGTAAAGAGTTAATTCGTCTCGGTCATGCTGTGAGCTGTGAGGATGAAGGGATTGGACTGAGGGGAGAGTGGGATGAGTCCAGATCACTGCAGAAGATGCTAGTAAGATACATATGGATTGTTTATACAGTGTATTGCAGGTGGAAGCAGCACTATAAGCATCTCTGCTTGGATCTTTACAGGATGACATGACTGGAGCAACATCAGAACTCAGTATGTCCTGCATCAGTTTGTCAGGTACGTTTTCTCGGGGTGGTTCCTCAGCTTTATGaaggaaatgaaatgaaatgagatACTTTCAATGTGCAGGAACCTTGTTCAtgcaatttataattttttacgaATTGTCTTTAAATTCTACATGCATCGATACATGCTTGTATTCTGCCGCATGCGCTACTGTTCAAAATCTTTGGGGTTAGTAATGTGTGCATTCtatagtgtaatttttttttttctcacaaaaatattaagaagcacaactaTTTTAAAGATTGATAATAGGGGTCGACTGATTCTTGGCACCAAATatcaagcatttttatggttatctgtaatggtcattttcaaaattgatatgcagataaaatatttaaaagcatttaaagagtttttgtcagagcccttgttattcttaattttgacaatgatttatattttttacaccagacacatatcagttcaaaatattggttatcgggctacttgatctgtaataatcggtgtttcgaataaatgttgtttttttttccatcaaaGAATCTTGATAAAAACGTTATATACACAACTATTTTAAAGATTGATAATTGGGGTCAAACGATTATCGGCCTTCAAGCGTTTTTATGGTTATTGGTCATTTCACAACCGTTTTGCCaagaatttaaaagcatttaaaaagtttttgtcagattccttgttattcttaattttgacaatcatttttatttttacttcaaaCATATATATCGGtttaaaatattggttatcgacctacttgatctgtaataatcagtatttcaaataaatgcaaagaatcctggaaaaaaggcATTATATagcttaacatttttttaatattaagtagcacagctATTTTAAAGAGTGACAATAGGGGTCGACCCATTATCAGCCTGGCTGAATATCGGTGCCGATATAagacatttttatggttatcgctGTCTAtctttttcaaaaccgatttgccaataaaataattttatgtatcatgtgtatatatatcggttcaaaatattggttatcggtctactttatctgtaataatcggtatcggcatcaGTCCTAAAAAACgcatatcggtcgacccctatttgatgatgataataataaatgtttcttgagcaccaaattagcatattacaatgattgtCTCTAAAGACTTTCAGCTTTGCtataacaaataaattacatttcacaatataatggaagagaaaataatttcaaattgtaatatttcacaatattactgtttttactgtatttttgagcaaaaaaaggcaaaaaaaaaaaatcacaccaaccccaaacttttgaaaagtagtcTATTTTTAGTTCAACAGAGTTTCACCAGTCCTCGTGATGGCGTATTTGAAGGTTCAGAATATCCATGGGTAAGCAAGCAGCTGGAATGGTCTTCATCTCTCACAAGCTCTTTGGAGATTGAGCGAGCCGACGTGGACCAGAGCCTGAGTTATGGACTCATGTCTTCCTCTACCTTAATCCACTCCACTCCATCTCAGAACCTGAGTGATCTAGTCAGCCAAATACTTGAGTCATCATCCTCTGCGCTAGAACCACCAATCCAATCGAATAACTTGACACCTGTATCACCCTTACAAGAGCCATCAGTGAAGGATTTCTCATCTTTGTTTACATCTCCATCCTGTGTGGAGACTGTGACATCAGCACTAGATTCCTTCACTCTTAGTGATGACGTTTTCCTTGGGAGTCACTGTTACAGCAAGAAAAATAAGATGACGTCTTCTGCATCAGAACAGACAGGCTCATCTTATACAGTGGACAGTTTCAGTGAAAATACTGAAAGCAGCAACAGCAGTGACGGCATCAGAGGAGTGTGGTATTATCTTACTTCCTCTAGGGATACATCTCAAGCATCCCTCAGCACCACCATGCCTGATTCATCCACTGCAACGTCGTCTTATTTGACAGAATCTTGTGATGAAACCACTGCTTCCTCTGGATCTGTGATTGAACTGAGTTCAGACTCATCCAGGAGTGCTGAAGATGCTGAAATGCCACTCAGGCCAGCTTTTCGGACTCATCCACATCCGAATCCAGAGGTCATCACTTTGAGTGATAGTAGCAGCTGTGAAAGCGACTTAAATGACACTTCTAAAGAGCATAAACATGAGTCCTTTACAAAAGGAAATTTAGCTGAAGCAAACCCATTAAAAAGTGATGTGAAATGCCAGAAGTCAAGCTTGAGTGATGAAATGCTGCATAATGAAGGAGGAAGTGCAACTGATGATCTTCAGGAACCAAAGAGcatggatttcaaaactgaaaCGGCCAACAGTGGTGAAGACAATTCAACAAGAGGTGTAACATTTATATGTAACTTAATGATACATTGGAGCACATTGGATCTTTTATGGGACTGGTTTTCACTAAAGGGCTTTAATACACCTGATACAACTTTACACTTCACATGGGTTTGAGCTTCAATGGGACACATGCTTACCTTTTTATTACTGGTGCTCTTTTAAGGTGAAGGGTTTTTAAAAAAAACGTAACTCAAAACGGGGAACATTTTAGCTATTTAACatattcatcttgataatgtcagatagcaTTACTATGTCAAAGTGtcaaatttttattaattttactggtagtccactgtatgaagaatattTGGGTATAATGTCACggtttaatttattttgctatcctcacttacataaatgaactatttcaaaagtaaaaaaatatccGAAATTATATCtgctgtctgaataatttttataTGACTGCATGTATACAaatgtattcatattttaaattagcattaatctttatttttaagatgtagtatttttttttttaatattatgtttttatttattacttcaGCTTTAGTCAGTtgcacaagaaacatttctaatttttttatttaatataatatttgttttatttgctttatttcgATTAATGAAAGATTTTTATTAGCATTAGTTTTAGCAAACAACTAGCTGTAGGTTTTCATTCATTTTCCCCTTGGTTTTGTATTTCGTGTGAGagaggctattttttttttttttgtctgttataGGACAGACGGCCTTAAAATGCCCCCCAAAAAAGTAAATTTGGTAGTTATTCTTGTTTTGTGCCCTTTCCATGATATACATCAGATTTGCcccatttaactttattttttttatttccccTATTCATTTTTTAGAAGTTGCCTCAATTTCCGGAAGTGTGGATGACACTATTGATGAGGAATTCAACTGACAAAAGACCAAAGATATGTATGCCTTGATATTGGTAAGCACACATCAGTATAGTCGTATAcaatggtggccaaaattattagaacaccagtattttcaccagctaaacaATGGTTTTAAGTTAGTTATTTCCATCTATTGCTGCAGTGTGAAAGTAGGAAATACAAGtttgcatttccaaacattaattttgccattaattgtaataatccagtgagatttttgttggcacaaggagtctgacaaaagccagtgctccacacaaagatctgatctcatttttatccagtctgtctggaatgacatggcGAAACAGAAAAAACTGAGAGAGACTAAATCCAGAACAACTGTGGCAGTGTTTCCAAGATACTTTAAGGGACCTacttgcaaagctacctgaaaaacaaTGCGCAAGTAcgcctagggcaaaagctgctttaaacgcaaaggatgatCACGCCAAACGTtgctttaatttagttaatagaagttaattgataaatctatttatgacattattttgaacaacatcctcattttacagcatgttTACACAAGTGTCTGAAACTTTTAACAGTAGGTTTCatgtaggtttcttgaagcatcttggagacattgccacagttcttctggatttagtctgtctcagtttcttcttttggctgttgtcagactacatgtgtaaacttaaaatctcactggattattagaattaatggcaaaatgaatgttttagaaatgtaaactgatattttctactgacacactacaacaaaagacagaaataactgactttaaacTGGTAAAAATgccagtgttctaataattttggccaccactgtatatgtaGTTGGATACTCCTGTGTATAATATCCCATTTATGACCAGATGATTGAGTTAATGATGTCAGTCTCCCTGTATCCTCCTCTTCTCCTCTCCATGCAGAGACCAGTTGTTATCCTCATTTAGCATTCGGCACATGCTTCCCGTCTCTGAGAAAGAGCCTTACTTGACTATGCCACCTGCTCAGACTGCCTGTATTTACTGCATAAGTTCTCTCATATAA
This window encodes:
- the tdrkh gene encoding tudor and KH domain-containing protein isoform X3, which produces MSKMDVDVPKPRVFLSYSPTVLFSQWSLPVDSSQVMAAVKEGPWKSLSSGKKVALAAGLSVGATVGYLVYRHIRSSSVQCQSKEESRISVPLDVYRSIARYQSTFLDIVNQKSGAQINVLPNTEEQSLVNFLIQGSPEQILVAQCALEKMATDCEVITDVIDVPQTAFGRIIGRGGETLKFINRVSGARVNCSKDRGRCLEEKGKITITGTRKEIQSAKEMIMEKVIENETVRKRISQASALRQKRKPPETEQFNKAQGPENELLKLNGKDLPSPLTELKQEVTVNGFADNSDTAENSLKSEEEEILSPISPLEISKFEIPSPDLSFQPDEHLEVYVSASENPQHFWIQILGVRSLQLDKLTAEMSRFYNGDTSQEHRVETIIVGDIVAAPYRDHGTWNRARVLGIVGSGLVDLYYVDFGDNGELPREHLRSMRSDFLSLPFQAIECSLAGVRPAGEVWTEAALDDFEHMTYCAEWKPLLAKLYSYSHSEISSWPSVKLYDNSQGKALDLGKELIRLGHAVSCEDEGIGLRGEWDESRSLQKMLDDMTGATSELSMSCISLSEVASISGSVDDTIDEEFN
- the tdrkh gene encoding tudor and KH domain-containing protein isoform X2, which codes for MAAVKEGPWKSLSSGKKVALAAGLSVGATVGYLVYRHIRSSSVQCQSKEESRISVPLDVYRSIARYQSTFLDIVNQKSGAQINVLPNTEEQSLVNFLIQGSPEQILVAQCALEKMATDCEVITDVIDVPQTAFGRIIGRGGETLKFINRVSGARVNCSKDRGRCLEEKGKITITGTRKEIQSAKEMIMEKVIENETVRKRISQASALRQKRKPPETEQFNKAQGPENELLKLNGKDLPSPLTELKQEVTVNGFADNSDTAENSLKSEEEEILSPISPLEISKFEIPSPDLSFQPDEHLEVYVSASENPQHFWIQILGVRSLQLDKLTAEMSRFYNGDTSQEHRVETIIVGDIVAAPYRDHGTWNRARVLGIVGSGLVDLYYVDFGDNGELPREHLRSMRSDFLSLPFQAIECSLAGVRPAGEVWTEAALDDFEHMTYCAEWKPLLAKLYSYSHSEISSWPSVKLYDNSQGKALDLGKELIRLGHAVSCEDEGIGLRGEWDESRSLQKMLDDMTGATSELSMSCISLSVQQSFTSPRDGVFEGSEYPWVSKQLEWSSSLTSSLEIERADVDQSLSYGLMSSSTLIHSTPSQNLSDLVSQILESSSSALEPPIQSNNLTPVSPLQEPSVKDFSSLFTSPSCVETVTSALDSFTLSDDVFLGSHCYSKKNKMTSSASEQTGSSYTVDSFSENTESSNSSDGIRGVWYYLTSSRDTSQASLSTTMPDSSTATSSYLTESCDETTASSGSVIELSSDSSRSAEDAEMPLRPAFRTHPHPNPEVITLSDSSSCESDLNDTSKEHKHESFTKGNLAEANPLKSDVKCQKSSLSDEMLHNEGGSATDDLQEPKSMDFKTETANSGEDNSTRGVTFICNLMIHWSTLDLLWDWFSLKGFNTPDTTLHFTWV
- the tdrkh gene encoding tudor and KH domain-containing protein isoform X1, whose product is MSKMDVDVPKPRVFLSYSPTVLFSQWSLPVDSSQVMAAVKEGPWKSLSSGKKVALAAGLSVGATVGYLVYRHIRSSSVQCQSKEESRISVPLDVYRSIARYQSTFLDIVNQKSGAQINVLPNTEEQSLVNFLIQGSPEQILVAQCALEKMATDCEVITDVIDVPQTAFGRIIGRGGETLKFINRVSGARVNCSKDRGRCLEEKGKITITGTRKEIQSAKEMIMEKVIENETVRKRISQASALRQKRKPPETEQFNKAQGPENELLKLNGKDLPSPLTELKQEVTVNGFADNSDTAENSLKSEEEEILSPISPLEISKFEIPSPDLSFQPDEHLEVYVSASENPQHFWIQILGVRSLQLDKLTAEMSRFYNGDTSQEHRVETIIVGDIVAAPYRDHGTWNRARVLGIVGSGLVDLYYVDFGDNGELPREHLRSMRSDFLSLPFQAIECSLAGVRPAGEVWTEAALDDFEHMTYCAEWKPLLAKLYSYSHSEISSWPSVKLYDNSQGKALDLGKELIRLGHAVSCEDEGIGLRGEWDESRSLQKMLDDMTGATSELSMSCISLSVQQSFTSPRDGVFEGSEYPWVSKQLEWSSSLTSSLEIERADVDQSLSYGLMSSSTLIHSTPSQNLSDLVSQILESSSSALEPPIQSNNLTPVSPLQEPSVKDFSSLFTSPSCVETVTSALDSFTLSDDVFLGSHCYSKKNKMTSSASEQTGSSYTVDSFSENTESSNSSDGIRGVWYYLTSSRDTSQASLSTTMPDSSTATSSYLTESCDETTASSGSVIELSSDSSRSAEDAEMPLRPAFRTHPHPNPEVITLSDSSSCESDLNDTSKEHKHESFTKGNLAEANPLKSDVKCQKSSLSDEMLHNEGGSATDDLQEPKSMDFKTETANSGEDNSTRGVTFICNLMIHWSTLDLLWDWFSLKGFNTPDTTLHFTWV